The following proteins come from a genomic window of Mauremys mutica isolate MM-2020 ecotype Southern chromosome 7, ASM2049712v1, whole genome shotgun sequence:
- the DCLRE1A gene encoding DNA cross-link repair 1A protein, whose protein sequence is MCCYFAMSENDRLEEDIWEYKSIRKPKSVYQNNNSVNISTSVQKANDGKCKSKGSRGRNNKKAFENKDKSKKNEQGPKQKCIQPLINPDQNLNLSKDDHIVQSQESVTTPTKQSRTCNKKQTTPNARPVYDGYCPSCQMPLSLLLAQTPRWHVTECLDTQGATEKECPDGLLCTSTIPSHYKRYTHFILATSRAGDYRVSPAAYSPERKFTCSDAANSSCFSGLVDGTSQQEKLTRNVRNAPNEDHTLVIQSSTQAKSPNLTKVNTVSSTNILKPQQTLLLTQSADDNGQLESLDFPFSQGSEASGDLDSQNDSNQLKLLLPEADFSDCEISYSPLNTDEENEEETEMEEEEEEKKKIKHSQKRLFHTQNSEDESMKKEESSCMLFTKLDCSPLQQVHRYGCLKIGGFIIQNKPCEELNGLSSLDGYVKPVSQEHMNNMFSNSGSAANQLKHPQGALTAQSSLSLNYDITKKEFDWPTFSASVSNTGNLELEDFNACHLDYANLAVSDPSLPLKVKEGGRSFLSRQSEVLKEPSNFLINRNKMSTNTSGTTLYQKSSQPVIKEEGSLPNTAAVPLPSMVSPTLPSVSVANMKAKSISAKELKQMDIGVFFGLKPKAKEENKGKKHFGEGTQASSPITPNGKRPRQQKRKAEGSVGDIDAVTESSNKNGVCVDTTSGVKRSWRKRFRESSSTEEGIKNKKCPFYKKIPGTGFTVDAFQYGEIEGCVAYFLTHFHSDHYTGLTKKFTFPIYCNKITGNLVKSKLRVQEQYVHTLPMDTECIVNGIKVVLLDANHCPGATMILFCLPNGNVMLHTGDFRANPSMEHYPLLISRKIHTLYLDTTYCSPEYTFPSQQEVIQFAINTAFETVTLNPRTLVVCGTYSIGKEKVFLAIAQVLGSKVSMSQDKYKTLQCLESAAVNSLITMDWNNTLLHLLPMMQINFKGLQNHLNKFSEKFDQVLAFRPTGWTYSDSCHTLADIKPQTRGKITIYGIPYSEHSSYLEMKRFVQWLKPQKIIPTVNVGDWRARNMMEKHFRDWKMEPTEQREECTFQRTCAGGGIELPRTFI, encoded by the exons ATGTGTTGCTATTTTGCCATGTCTGAAAATGACAGGTTGGAAGAAGATATTTGGGAGTACAAATCCATTCGGAAACCAAAGTCAGTATATCAAAATAATAATTCAGTGAACATCTCTACATCTGTGCAGAAAGCAAATGATGGGAAGTGCAAATCAAAAGGAAGTAGAGGTAGGAATAATAAAAAAGCATTTGAAAACAAGGACAAGTCTAAGAAAAATGAACAGGGACCAAAACAGAAATGTATTCAACCACTTATAAACCCTGACCAGAACTTAAATCTATCTAAAGATGACCATATTGTGCAATCCCAGGAAAGTGTAACTACGCCAACAAAGCAAAGCAGGACttgtaacaaaaaacaaaccacaccaAATGCAAGGCCAGTTTATGATGGATACTGCCCAAGCTGCCAGATGCCTCTCTCTTTACTGTTAGCCCAGACACCTCGGTGGCATGTTACTGAATGTTTGGACACTCAAGGAGCCACTGAAAAAG AGTGTCCTGATGGTCTACTGTGCACTTCTACCATTCCATCGCACTACAAGCGCTATACACATTTCATACTTGCTACAAGCAGAGCAGGGGATTATCGTGTCAGCCCTGCAGCATATAGCCCAGAGAGAAAGTTCACATGCTCTGATGCTGCTAACTCAAGCTGTTTCTCAGGCCTTGTGGATGGAACCTCACAGCAGGAGAAACTGACCAGGAATGTAAGAAATGCCCCAAATGAGGATCATACATTGGTGATACAGAGTTCAACACAAGCAAAATCTCCAAATTTAACCAAGGTAAATACTGTGTCTTCCACAAACATTCTAAAGCCCCAACAGACACTTCTACTTACACAGTCTGCAGATGATAATGGCCAACTTGAGTCTTTGGATTTTCCATTTTCTCAAGGAAGCGAAGCTAGTGGAGATCTGGATAGTCAGAATGATTCTAATCAGTTAAAGCTGCTACTTCCAGAAGCTGACTTCAGTGACTGTGAAATTTCCTACTCTCCGCTTAATACTGATGAGGAAAATGAAGAGGAAACAgagatggaggaagaggaggaggagaagaagaaaataaaacattcaCAAAAGAGATTATTTCACACCCAGAACTCTGAAGATGAGAGCATGAAAAAGGAGGAATCTAGCTGTATGTTGTTTACTAAATTGGATTGTTCTCCACTTCAGCAAGTACACAGGTATGGCTGCCTTAAAATAGGTGGTTTCATAATACAAAACAAACCTTGTGAAGAATTGAATGGACTGAGTAGTTTAGATGGTTATGTTAAGCCTGTTTCTCAGGAGCACATGAACAACATGTTCTCTAATTCAGGAAGTGCTGCTAATCAGTTAAAACACCCACAAGGGGCACTAACTGCACAATCCTCTCTTTCCCTTAATTATGATATAACTAAGAAGGAATTTGATTGGCCAACATTCAGTGCCTCTGTTTCTAATACAGGTAATTTGGAGCTAGAAGATTTTAATGCTTGCCATTTGGATTATGCAAACTTGGCTGTGAGTGATCCATCATTGCCCTTGAAAGTCAAAGAAGGTGGTAGATCTTTTCTGTCAAGGCAAAGTGAAGTTTTGAAGGAACCTAGTAACTTCCTAATCAATAGAAATAAAATGTCCACTAACACAAGTGGAACTACATTATACCAGAAGAGTTCACAGCCAGTAATAAAGGAAGAAGGAAGTCTTCCTAATACAGCAGCCGTACCCCTTCCCAGTATGGTCTCTCCAACGCTGCCATCTGTTTCTGTTGCAAATATGAAAGCCAAATCTATTTCAGCCAAAGAACTGAAACAAATGGATATTGGTGTTTTCTTTGGGTTAAAACCCAAAGCAAAAGAAGAGAACAAAGGAAAGAAACATTTTGGTGAGGGAACACAAGCCTCAAGTCCTATAACTCCCAATGGAAAGAGGCCCAGACAACAAAAGAGGAAAGCTGAAGGATCTGTGGGGGACATAGATGCGGTCACAGAAAGTTCAAATAAAAATGGAGTCTGTGTAGATACAACATCTGGTGTGAAGCGAAGTTGGAGAAAAAGATTTAGAGAATCATCTTCTACAGAAGaaggaataaaaaacaaaaagtgtCCCTTTTATAAGAAGATACCAG GAACTGGTTTTACGGTTGATGCATTTCAGTATGGAGAAATTGAAGGCTGTGTAGCCTATTTCCTCACTCATTTCCATTCCGATCATTATACTGGCCTAACAAAAAAATTTACATTTCCAATCTATTGTAATAAG ataaCTGGCAACTTGGTGAAGAGTAAACTTCGAGTGCAAGAACAGTATGTCCATACATTGCCAATGGATACAGAGTGTATAGTGAATGGAATCAAAGTGGTCTTGCTTGATGCCAATCA ttgTCCAGGTGCCACAATGATCCTTTTTTGCCTTCCCAATGGAAATGTCATGCTACACACTGGGGACTTCAGGGCAAATCCTTCTATGGAGCATTATCCTCTTCTGATCAGTCGAAAGATTCACACCCTGTACTTGGATACTAC ATACTGCAGCCCTGAATATACTTTTCCTTCTCAACAAGAGGTTATCCAGTTTGCTATCAACACTGCCTTTGAGACAGTAACTCTAAACCCACGTACATTGGTCGTCTGTGGAACCTATTCCATTGGAAAAGAAAAGGTCTTTCTAG CAATTGCTCAAGTTCTGGGCTCTAAAGTGAGCATGTCCCAAGATAAATACAAAACACTGCAGTGCTTGGAGTCAGCAGCTGTTAATTCCCTCATCACCATGGACTGGAACAATACTTTGCTTCACCTTCTTCCCATGATGCAAATTAATTTTAAG GGCCTGCAAAACCACTTAAACAAGTTCTCAGAGAAGTTTGACCAAGTTCTGGCTTTCAGGCCCACTGGATGGACGTACTCCGATTCATGTCACACTCTGGCAGATATCAAACCTCAGACCAGGGGAAAGATCACCATATATG